One window of Ziziphus jujuba cultivar Dongzao chromosome 5, ASM3175591v1 genomic DNA carries:
- the LOC107421870 gene encoding DNA-directed RNA polymerases II, IV and V subunit 6A, with product MADDDYNEIDMGYEDEPPEPEIEEGVEEDVENNNTDEIPGETIETDDKEEQEQVEGPHKTSKFMTKYERARILGTRALQISMNAPVMVELEGETDPLEIAMKELRERKIPFTIRRYLPDGSYEDWGVDELIVEDSWKRQVGGD from the exons ATGGCGGACGACGATTACAACGAGATAGATATGGG aTACGAGGATGAGCCACCAGAGCCTGAGATTGAA GAAGGTGTAGAGGAAGATGTAGAAAACAATAACACTGATGAGATTCCTGGGGAAACCATTGAAACAGatgataaagaagaacaggaacAAGTTGAGGGACCGCataaaacttcaaaatttatGACCAAATATGAGCGAGCTAGAATCTTAGGTACACGTGCTCTGCAGATCAG CATGAATGCACCTGTAATGGTTGAGTTGGAGGGTGAGACTGACCCACTCGAA ATTGCTATGAAGGAACTGCGTGAGCGGAAGATTCCCTTTACCATACGCCGCTACCTGCCTGATGGAAG TTATGAGGACTGGGGAGTCGACGAATTGATTGTGGAAGACTCATGGAAGAGGCAAGTGGGTGGTGATTAG